In Desulfatirhabdium butyrativorans DSM 18734, one genomic interval encodes:
- the meaB gene encoding methylmalonyl Co-A mutase-associated GTPase MeaB, with amino-acid sequence MNGFGDPLSEIVRGIRSGNRRMLAKMITLVESALPEHQAKAQEILDELLPFTGNVVRLGISGVPGVGKSTFIESLGMLLIQQGKRVAVLAVDPSSTRSGGSILADKTRMEKLSVEPNAFIRPSPSGGTLGGVARKTRETMLICEAAGFDVIIVETVGVGQSEVAVASMVDFFLVLMLAGAGDEIQGIKKGILEMADAIAINKADGDNLERADLARKDYQNALRLLMPSSAVWQPSVLTCSAIEMKGIDTIWETVLDHRAKMMASGLLMQNRKKQAVAWLWSLIEEGLKERFHRHPLVQESLKACLAEVESGKTTPAAAATRLLDLLDRSR; translated from the coding sequence ATGAACGGGTTCGGCGATCCGTTATCGGAAATTGTTCGGGGCATCCGCTCTGGAAATCGGCGTATGCTGGCCAAGATGATCACGCTTGTGGAAAGCGCCTTGCCGGAGCATCAAGCCAAGGCCCAGGAAATTCTCGATGAACTGCTCCCGTTTACCGGAAATGTTGTACGCCTTGGTATTTCCGGTGTCCCTGGCGTCGGAAAGAGCACTTTCATCGAAAGCCTTGGGATGCTGCTCATCCAGCAAGGCAAACGAGTCGCCGTACTCGCCGTCGATCCATCCAGCACACGCAGCGGCGGCAGCATTCTTGCCGATAAAACCCGCATGGAGAAACTGTCGGTTGAGCCCAATGCCTTCATCCGGCCGTCTCCATCCGGTGGAACACTGGGTGGGGTTGCCCGAAAAACCCGTGAAACGATGCTGATCTGCGAAGCGGCGGGTTTTGATGTCATTATTGTGGAAACCGTAGGCGTCGGTCAGTCCGAAGTGGCCGTGGCATCGATGGTGGACTTCTTTCTGGTTCTCATGCTGGCTGGTGCAGGCGATGAAATCCAGGGGATCAAAAAGGGAATCCTCGAGATGGCCGATGCCATCGCCATCAACAAGGCGGATGGTGATAACCTCGAAAGGGCCGATCTTGCGAGAAAAGATTACCAGAATGCCCTCCGGTTGCTGATGCCGAGTTCAGCCGTATGGCAGCCATCCGTGTTGACATGCAGCGCCATCGAAATGAAGGGGATTGATACGATCTGGGAAACCGTTCTGGATCACAGAGCCAAAATGATGGCAAGCGGGCTGTTGATGCAGAACCGGAAAAAGCAGGCGGTTGCATGGCTGTGGTCCCTGATCGAAGAAGGGCTCAAAGAGCGATTTCACCGGCATCCGTTGGTGCAAGAATCCCTGAAAGCGTGTCTTGCAGAAGTGGAGAGCGGCAAGACGACCCCTGCGGCTGCTGCCACCCGCCTGCTTGATCTGCTGGATCGTTCCCGATGA
- the scpA gene encoding methylmalonyl-CoA mutase has protein sequence MAEHPRMAEWQALATKQMKGKSPDTLNWKTPEGILVKPVYTYEDLEGMEHVNTLPGLPPYVRGPMTTMYAGRPWTIRQYAGFSTAKDSNAFYRRNLAAGQKGLSVAFDLATHRGYDSDHPRVVGDVGKAGVAIDSVEDMKILFDQIPLDQMSVSMTMNGAVLPIMAGYIVAAEEQGVTQEKLTGTIQNDILKEYLTRNTYIYPPEPSMRIVSDIIAYCSEHMPKFNTVSISGYHMMEAGANSVLQCAFTLADGLEYIKAALKTGMDIDSFAPRLSFFFGIGMNFFMDIAMLRAARFLWHEIVSQFHPKNVQSLMLRTHCQTSGWSLTMQDPYNNIIRTTLEALAAALGGTQSLHTNSFDEAVGLPTDFSARIARNTQIIIQEESQICHVADPLGGSYYVEALTDGIIREVRKILKEVEELGGMAKAIESGMPKLRIEESAARRQARIDQGKDVIVGVNKYKIEEKPLDEVLEVSDTVRDEQIARLKELKAKRNNEAVRKALDAITHVAESGGNLLEVCISAVRARATVGEVSDAMENIFGRFVATTRCISGVYASEYGDQTVIEALRKRCERFAQQHGRRPRILLSKMGQDGHDRGVKVVATAYADFGFDVDLGPMFQTPEEAARMAVENDVHVVGASTLAAGHKALVPQLVSALKALGGEEILVVVGGVIPPGDYEFLHQAGASAVFGPGTPLPQSADQTLSLIEKRFSKS, from the coding sequence ATGGCTGAACATCCCCGAATGGCAGAATGGCAAGCGCTTGCTACAAAACAAATGAAGGGCAAAAGCCCGGATACGCTGAACTGGAAAACCCCCGAGGGTATTCTGGTCAAACCCGTATATACCTACGAAGACTTGGAAGGCATGGAGCACGTCAACACCCTTCCCGGTCTTCCGCCCTATGTGCGCGGCCCCATGACCACCATGTACGCCGGTCGGCCCTGGACCATCCGCCAATATGCCGGATTTTCGACGGCAAAAGACTCCAATGCGTTCTACAGAAGAAATCTCGCAGCCGGGCAGAAAGGTCTCTCCGTAGCCTTCGATCTGGCAACCCACCGCGGCTATGACTCGGATCATCCCCGGGTGGTAGGCGACGTCGGCAAGGCCGGCGTCGCCATCGACTCGGTCGAAGACATGAAAATTCTCTTCGACCAGATCCCCCTCGATCAGATGTCCGTTTCCATGACCATGAACGGCGCCGTATTGCCGATCATGGCCGGATACATTGTGGCCGCAGAGGAACAGGGCGTCACACAGGAAAAGCTGACCGGCACCATCCAGAACGATATCCTCAAGGAATACCTTACCCGCAATACCTACATTTATCCACCGGAGCCGTCCATGCGGATCGTCTCCGACATCATCGCCTATTGTTCCGAGCACATGCCCAAATTCAATACGGTCAGCATCAGCGGATACCACATGATGGAGGCGGGCGCCAACTCGGTATTGCAATGCGCTTTTACGCTGGCCGATGGCCTGGAATATATCAAGGCCGCTCTGAAAACCGGCATGGATATTGATTCTTTTGCGCCAAGGCTTTCGTTTTTCTTCGGGATCGGGATGAATTTTTTCATGGATATCGCGATGCTTCGTGCGGCGCGCTTTCTGTGGCATGAAATCGTCTCCCAATTCCATCCCAAAAATGTGCAATCGCTGATGCTCCGCACCCATTGCCAGACCTCCGGTTGGAGCCTGACGATGCAGGATCCCTATAACAACATCATTCGTACAACGCTCGAAGCGCTTGCGGCAGCTCTTGGCGGCACCCAGTCCCTGCACACGAATTCCTTCGACGAGGCCGTCGGGTTGCCGACCGATTTTTCCGCGAGAATCGCGCGCAACACCCAAATCATTATCCAGGAAGAATCCCAGATTTGTCATGTGGCCGATCCATTGGGCGGCTCCTACTATGTCGAAGCCCTGACGGACGGAATCATCCGGGAAGTGCGCAAGATTCTGAAAGAAGTCGAAGAATTGGGTGGTATGGCCAAAGCCATCGAATCGGGCATGCCCAAGCTCCGTATCGAAGAATCGGCTGCGAGAAGACAGGCTCGAATCGATCAGGGGAAAGATGTCATTGTTGGCGTCAACAAATACAAAATTGAGGAAAAACCGCTCGATGAAGTCCTCGAAGTTTCGGATACGGTTCGGGATGAACAAATCGCCCGCCTGAAAGAATTGAAAGCCAAGCGAAATAACGAAGCCGTTCGAAAGGCCCTCGATGCCATCACACATGTCGCCGAATCCGGTGGGAATCTTCTGGAAGTCTGCATATCGGCCGTTCGTGCAAGGGCCACTGTAGGAGAAGTCTCGGATGCCATGGAAAACATCTTTGGTCGATTTGTGGCGACGACCCGCTGTATTTCAGGGGTCTATGCCTCCGAATATGGAGATCAGACGGTGATCGAAGCCCTTCGGAAACGGTGCGAACGCTTTGCGCAGCAACATGGGCGCCGGCCCAGAATTCTTCTGTCGAAAATGGGTCAGGATGGTCACGACCGGGGGGTCAAGGTGGTTGCAACCGCTTACGCCGATTTCGGCTTCGATGTGGACCTGGGGCCCATGTTCCAGACCCCGGAAGAAGCTGCCCGGATGGCCGTTGAAAACGACGTGCATGTTGTCGGCGCCTCCACGCTGGCCGCTGGCCACAAGGCGCTTGTACCCCAGCTTGTTTCCGCGCTGAAAGCCCTGGGGGGCGAGGAAATCCTTGTAGTGGTCGGCGGGGTCATTCCGCCCGGGGATTATGAATTTCTCCACCAGGCGGGCGCTTCTGCGGTTTTCGGCCCAGGGACGCCGCTGCCGCAATCGGCCGATCAGACGCTGAGTCTGATCGAAAAGCGATTTTCCAAATCATGA
- the mce gene encoding methylmalonyl-CoA epimerase, whose product MKILKIDHLGIAVSSIDANKPFWTDVLGLSFEGAQTVAEQKVTTAFFPVGESEIELLESTSPDGPVAKYIEKRGEGIQHVAFRVENIEAALQELKDKGIQLIDQTPRIGAGGARIAFLHPKATGGILVELCERNG is encoded by the coding sequence ATGAAAATATTGAAAATCGATCATCTCGGCATCGCCGTATCCAGCATCGATGCCAACAAACCCTTCTGGACCGATGTGCTCGGGCTTTCCTTCGAAGGCGCTCAGACCGTTGCCGAGCAAAAAGTGACGACGGCCTTTTTTCCCGTTGGTGAAAGTGAAATCGAGCTTCTCGAGTCGACATCACCCGATGGGCCGGTTGCCAAATACATCGAAAAACGGGGGGAGGGTATCCAGCATGTGGCCTTTCGGGTGGAGAACATCGAAGCAGCGCTTCAGGAATTGAAAGACAAAGGAATCCAGTTGATCGATCAGACACCGAGAATTGGAGCAGGCGGCGCCAGGATCGCTTTTCTGCACCCAAAAGCCACCGGTGGTATCCTGGTCGAACTGTGTGAACGCAATGGATAA
- a CDS encoding pyridoxal phosphate-dependent aminotransferase, which translates to MGISKNIEQIIVKSSWIRKMFEEGARLKAIHGAENVFDFSLGNPNLEPPPQFQSALEEAASRVQPGQHGYMANTGFMETRKAIADFLRQEQEIAFEAEDIVMTCGAAGGLNIILKAILDPGEEVLTPTPHFVEYGFYVSNHNGVLKTVPTTADFRLDLEAMAQAIGERTKAVLINSPNNPTGQVYDAASLAALGKLLQEKSRLFGRTIFLIADEPYRKIVYDDTVVPSVAAAYSESLVTTSYSKDLSIPGERIGFVAIHPMSKHRKELAGALALTNRILGFVNAPALMQRVVARLQGVCADIGAYARKRKLLCDGLGACGYQFVKPAGTFYLFPKSPVADDVAFVRALQEERILVVPGSGFGGPGFFRIAFCVSDETIVNSLPGFEKVIRKMTS; encoded by the coding sequence ATGGGCATTTCCAAAAATATCGAGCAGATTATTGTCAAATCCTCGTGGATTCGAAAGATGTTCGAGGAAGGCGCACGGCTCAAAGCCATCCACGGCGCTGAAAATGTCTTCGATTTCAGCCTCGGAAACCCGAATCTCGAGCCGCCGCCTCAATTTCAGAGCGCTCTGGAGGAGGCAGCCTCCCGGGTTCAGCCAGGACAGCACGGGTACATGGCCAATACGGGGTTTATGGAAACCCGGAAAGCCATCGCCGATTTTCTTCGCCAGGAGCAGGAAATTGCTTTCGAAGCGGAAGACATCGTCATGACCTGCGGCGCAGCAGGCGGCCTCAACATCATCCTGAAGGCCATTCTGGATCCGGGAGAAGAGGTGCTGACGCCAACCCCGCATTTTGTCGAGTACGGATTTTATGTGTCGAATCACAATGGTGTTTTGAAAACGGTGCCGACAACGGCCGATTTCCGGCTCGATCTGGAAGCCATGGCACAGGCGATCGGGGAGCGAACCAAGGCCGTTCTCATCAATTCGCCCAACAATCCGACCGGGCAAGTCTATGATGCGGCATCGCTTGCAGCGCTCGGCAAATTATTGCAGGAAAAGAGCCGGTTATTTGGCAGGACCATTTTTCTCATTGCCGATGAACCGTATCGAAAGATCGTCTATGACGACACTGTCGTTCCGAGTGTCGCGGCAGCCTACAGCGAAAGTCTGGTAACGACATCCTATTCCAAAGACCTGTCCATTCCTGGGGAACGAATCGGTTTTGTAGCCATTCACCCGATGTCGAAACACCGAAAGGAGTTGGCGGGAGCACTCGCCTTGACCAATCGCATCCTCGGCTTCGTCAATGCGCCCGCGCTGATGCAGCGGGTCGTGGCCCGGCTTCAGGGGGTTTGTGCAGACATCGGCGCCTATGCCCGAAAACGGAAGCTTTTGTGTGACGGGTTGGGTGCATGCGGATATCAGTTTGTCAAACCGGCCGGGACATTCTATCTGTTCCCGAAATCGCCTGTCGCGGATGATGTCGCTTTCGTGCGGGCGCTACAGGAAGAACGGATTTTGGTCGTCCCTGGAAGCGGCTTTGGTGGCCCCGGCTTTTTCCGGATCGCCTTTTGTGTTTCCGATGAAACCATCGTGAATTCGCTGCCCGGATTTGAAAAGGTCATCCGGAAAATGACCTCGTGA
- a CDS encoding NifU family protein → MKEQVQQAIDKIRPMLQADGGDVELVDFQDGVVKVKLKGACAGCPMSQMTLRNGIERVLKQQLPDVVKSVVPA, encoded by the coding sequence ATGAAAGAACAAGTCCAACAGGCAATCGATAAAATTCGACCCATGCTTCAGGCCGATGGCGGCGATGTCGAGCTGGTCGATTTTCAGGACGGCGTCGTCAAAGTCAAACTGAAAGGGGCCTGCGCCGGATGTCCGATGTCGCAGATGACGCTTCGAAACGGGATTGAACGCGTGCTCAAGCAGCAGCTTCCCGATGTCGTTAAATCCGTTGTACCCGCATGA
- the tgt gene encoding tRNA guanosine(34) transglycosylase Tgt, with translation MNGKESFHFQVLCQSSDTGGRVGVLHTKHGAIETPVFMPVGTLGTVKALSPDDLRACGASIILGNTYHLYLRPGCDVIERFGGLHRFMGWDGPILTDSGGFQVFSLAMLRKISDEGADFQSHIDGSRHFLTPEKAIDIQRCLGSDFLMCLDECIGYPADRSVTHAAMKRTLDWAIRCKQQWNRDDEHRGELFGIVQGGMYAELRTESADRTVEIGFPGYAIGGVSVGEPSEKMLEMVETAVARLPESSPRYVMGVGTPENLVELATRGVDMFDCVMPTRNARNGQLFTDTGTINISNACHRFDTGPIDENCSCYTCTHFSRAYLRHLYLSREILAYRLNTIHNVHYYMGLMERIRDAIHQNKAAVFRKEYLDRRKT, from the coding sequence ATGAACGGAAAAGAGAGCTTTCATTTTCAAGTTCTTTGCCAATCTTCCGATACCGGCGGCCGAGTCGGCGTTCTTCATACAAAGCACGGTGCCATAGAAACCCCTGTTTTCATGCCCGTAGGCACACTCGGAACGGTCAAGGCCTTGAGCCCGGACGATCTGAGAGCCTGCGGGGCATCCATCATCCTGGGGAACACCTATCATCTATACTTGCGGCCTGGCTGCGATGTCATCGAGCGTTTTGGCGGGCTGCACCGGTTCATGGGCTGGGATGGACCGATCCTGACCGACAGCGGCGGATTTCAGGTCTTTTCTCTGGCAATGCTGCGCAAGATATCGGATGAAGGGGCCGATTTCCAATCCCACATCGACGGATCGCGACATTTCCTGACACCCGAAAAAGCCATCGACATTCAGCGATGTCTCGGATCGGATTTTCTGATGTGCCTGGATGAATGCATCGGGTATCCGGCGGATCGTTCTGTGACGCACGCCGCCATGAAGCGCACCCTCGATTGGGCCATTCGCTGCAAACAGCAATGGAATCGGGATGATGAGCATCGTGGCGAACTTTTCGGCATCGTTCAGGGCGGCATGTATGCCGAATTGCGAACGGAATCGGCGGATCGAACGGTGGAAATCGGGTTTCCGGGTTATGCCATCGGCGGCGTGAGTGTCGGTGAGCCTTCTGAAAAAATGCTTGAAATGGTCGAAACCGCAGTCGCCCGGCTTCCGGAATCTTCGCCGCGTTACGTGATGGGTGTCGGCACCCCGGAAAATCTGGTTGAGCTGGCCACCCGCGGGGTGGACATGTTCGATTGTGTGATGCCGACCCGCAATGCCCGAAACGGCCAGCTATTCACCGATACGGGAACGATCAATATCAGCAACGCCTGTCATCGTTTCGATACCGGGCCGATCGATGAAAATTGTTCATGCTATACGTGTACGCACTTTTCGCGAGCCTATCTGCGGCATTTGTATCTGTCGAGGGAAATCCTGGCCTATCGCCTGAACACGATCCACAACGTCCATTATTATATGGGGCTGATGGAAAGGATCCGGGACGCCATTCATCAGAACAAGGCTGCGGTCTTTCGAAAAGAATACCTGGATCGGCGAAAGACTTGA
- the queA gene encoding tRNA preQ1(34) S-adenosylmethionine ribosyltransferase-isomerase QueA gives MYCIDDYDYVLPQERIAQEPCGKRDFSRLLRVDRKTGKTSHHRFYELSRLLRSDDVLVINDTAVIPARLFGKKSTGGRVEVLLLDYAGSIAGKADATSAECACLIRSAKPCRENARIDFDSGLTARVISCNGETYHLALSADEPIGRVLDRIGIIPLPPYIRRSEPGGTGTNDAIRYQTVYARNKGAVAAPTAGLHFTPELLLQLGGLGISIVPITLHVGYGTFVPVRVMDIRDHAMHSETFHLPQHAADTINAARRQGRRIVAVGTTVVRTLEYCSDESGMLQAKTGNCDLFIYPGYRFKIVDAMITNFHLPKSTLLMLVSAFADRGAILNAYAEAIREGYRFYSYGDAMLIE, from the coding sequence TTGTATTGTATTGATGATTATGATTATGTGCTGCCCCAGGAGCGTATCGCACAGGAGCCGTGCGGCAAAAGGGATTTTTCCCGGTTGTTGCGTGTGGATCGCAAAACCGGAAAGACGAGTCATCATCGGTTTTATGAGTTGTCCCGCCTGCTTCGATCCGATGACGTTCTGGTGATCAACGATACGGCAGTGATTCCTGCCAGACTGTTCGGAAAAAAATCGACGGGCGGGAGAGTCGAGGTTCTTCTGCTCGATTATGCCGGAAGCATCGCGGGCAAAGCCGACGCCACATCAGCCGAATGCGCCTGCTTGATACGCAGCGCCAAACCTTGTCGGGAAAACGCGAGGATTGACTTTGATTCGGGCTTGACGGCGCGTGTAATCTCCTGTAACGGTGAAACATACCATCTGGCCCTCTCTGCCGATGAACCCATTGGACGGGTTCTGGATCGTATCGGTATCATCCCGCTGCCGCCGTATATCCGGCGATCCGAACCGGGAGGGACCGGAACGAATGATGCCATACGGTATCAGACGGTCTATGCCCGAAACAAGGGTGCCGTTGCCGCACCCACGGCTGGGCTTCATTTTACGCCGGAGCTTCTTTTACAACTTGGCGGGCTCGGTATTTCCATCGTGCCCATCACCCTGCATGTGGGATATGGAACGTTTGTCCCGGTTCGGGTAATGGATATTCGTGATCACGCCATGCACAGCGAAACATTCCATCTGCCGCAACATGCAGCCGATACGATCAACGCAGCCCGAAGGCAGGGCAGACGGATCGTTGCCGTAGGCACCACCGTCGTTCGCACCCTTGAATACTGTTCGGATGAATCCGGAATGCTTCAGGCCAAAACCGGCAATTGCGATCTGTTCATTTACCCGGGATACCGGTTCAAAATCGTGGATGCCATGATCACCAATTTTCATCTGCCCAAATCGACCTTGCTCATGCTTGTATCGGCATTTGCTGATCGCGGGGCCATTCTGAATGCATATGCTGAAGCCATCCGGGAAGGCTACCGCTTTTACAGTTACGGCGATGCCATGTTGATCGAATGA
- a CDS encoding NADP-dependent isocitrate dehydrogenase: MSKIAVATPIVEMDGDEMTRIIWAMIKEKLIYPFLDVDLKYFDLGIRKRDETDDRITTESALAIQEYGVGIKCATITPDEERVKEYALKKAWPSPNGQIRSILDGTVFRKPILVKNITPAVRCWKKPIILGRHAYGDIYRAVEMNVEGPGKVEMVYTPLDGPEVRVLVHDFKAPGIVMGMHNLEKSIRSFARSCIQYAMSEKVNIWFSTKDTISKKYHGFFKNIFTQEVERSKDRMAEAGISYRYMLIDDAAAQIMKTEGDILWALTNYDGDVFSDVIAAGFGSLGMMTSVLVSPDGHYEFEAAHGTVRRHYYEHLKGNPTSTNSVASIFAWSGGIKKRGEMDHTPDVIRFAETLEQAVVACIEAGIVTKDLVALIDPKPSRYLSTEDFIDTVADRLKRLLII, encoded by the coding sequence ATGTCCAAAATAGCTGTTGCTACCCCGATCGTCGAAATGGACGGAGATGAAATGACCCGGATCATCTGGGCCATGATCAAGGAAAAACTCATTTATCCTTTCCTGGATGTTGACCTGAAGTATTTCGATCTGGGTATCCGCAAACGCGATGAAACCGATGATCGAATCACGACAGAATCGGCTCTGGCCATTCAGGAATATGGCGTAGGCATTAAATGCGCCACCATCACGCCGGACGAAGAACGGGTGAAAGAATACGCCCTGAAAAAAGCCTGGCCGTCCCCGAACGGACAGATCCGATCCATTCTGGATGGAACGGTGTTTCGCAAACCCATTCTCGTCAAAAATATCACGCCTGCCGTTCGCTGTTGGAAAAAGCCCATCATTCTGGGCCGGCATGCCTATGGCGACATTTATCGCGCGGTCGAAATGAACGTGGAAGGGCCGGGCAAGGTGGAAATGGTCTACACGCCGCTCGATGGTCCGGAGGTTCGTGTACTCGTTCACGACTTCAAGGCGCCAGGAATCGTCATGGGCATGCACAACCTGGAAAAGTCCATCCGATCCTTCGCCCGATCCTGCATCCAGTATGCAATGAGCGAAAAAGTGAATATCTGGTTTTCCACCAAGGATACCATCAGCAAGAAATATCACGGCTTTTTCAAAAATATTTTTACACAGGAAGTCGAACGGAGCAAGGATCGGATGGCGGAAGCCGGCATTTCCTATCGATACATGCTCATCGATGACGCGGCTGCTCAAATCATGAAAACGGAGGGTGACATCCTGTGGGCGCTGACCAATTATGACGGGGATGTCTTCTCCGACGTCATCGCCGCCGGATTCGGCAGCCTCGGCATGATGACATCGGTCCTGGTGTCTCCGGATGGACATTATGAGTTCGAAGCCGCCCACGGAACCGTAAGACGGCATTACTACGAGCACCTCAAGGGTAATCCCACCAGCACCAATTCCGTCGCCTCCATTTTTGCCTGGAGCGGCGGCATCAAAAAACGCGGGGAAATGGACCATACGCCGGATGTCATCCGATTTGCTGAAACATTGGAACAGGCGGTGGTCGCGTGCATCGAAGCAGGCATCGTGACCAAAGACCTGGTTGCGCTCATCGATCCAAAACCATCCCGGTATCTGTCAACTGAAGACTTTATCGATACCGTGGCAGATCGGCTGAAGCGCCTGCTCATCATCTAA
- a CDS encoding DsrE family protein, translating into MANFLFVLGKDDNEAATRCFQFAKIAHSKGHHVDLFFIDGGVTWANRSRDLTQKTDTGDCPKDYLPYLVENEVKIGICTPCAKNRKIDESLFYSNMQLDGGPHLIDMAAEAKVFNF; encoded by the coding sequence ATGGCCAATTTTCTCTTTGTTCTGGGCAAGGACGACAACGAAGCAGCTACACGATGTTTCCAATTTGCCAAAATCGCACACAGCAAAGGGCATCATGTCGATCTGTTTTTCATCGACGGTGGTGTAACCTGGGCCAATCGGAGCCGGGACCTGACCCAGAAAACCGACACCGGAGACTGCCCGAAAGACTATCTTCCCTATCTCGTCGAAAATGAAGTAAAAATTGGCATCTGCACCCCATGTGCCAAGAACCGGAAAATAGATGAATCCCTTTTTTACAGCAACATGCAACTTGATGGAGGCCCCCACCTCATCGATATGGCGGCCGAAGCGAAAGTGTTCAATTTCTGA
- a CDS encoding L,D-transpeptidase family protein produces the protein MRKKYRARLVLLGVSLAALLMLMPDERSCAGIISEMPMRIRTRIEGKTQIVCAGRQIENVSWIQRIYEARQYRPAWTTDMGLSESGQAAAALLAGCIQEGFDPETYHLSLIRSLDAGIRNGIVSPDRIVDLDLLLTHGVALYYVHLSRGRVNPEVIDAFWASSARPDQDVASMIGEAIERDSLSDLLASASPAHPGFRRLRDALGMYRNIQEKGGWGQIASGEKIQSGENDPRIPAIRKRLAVTDGPVTNPKSATHMLDAGLIGAVKRFQKRHGLHPDGVIGPQTIQNMNVSVEDRIRQIELNLERWRWLNREWGKRYLIVNIADYSLEAVDEGKVTLDMRVIVGQTYRRTPVFSERLRYITLNPFWNVPKKIAVEDKLPIIKKDPGYLLKNHIHVYSAREDNGPEINPYTIDWSRLHADYFPYRLKQDPGARNALGRIKFLLPNKYAIYLHDSPQRELFRRTTRGYSSGCIRLEKPVELAVEVLKNTPGWNQAKIVSTIQSGVTTVIPVKEEIMVYLLYWTAWVDETGTINFREDIYDRDRPLWIAIQDVDKAYERMKEVSLGNLVIKPDAS, from the coding sequence ATGCGAAAAAAATACAGGGCTCGCCTGGTGTTGCTCGGTGTATCCCTGGCGGCCCTGCTGATGCTGATGCCGGACGAAAGGTCCTGCGCAGGGATCATCTCGGAAATGCCGATGCGGATTCGCACCAGAATCGAGGGCAAGACCCAAATCGTTTGCGCAGGCCGGCAGATCGAAAATGTCTCCTGGATTCAGCGCATCTACGAGGCAAGACAATACCGGCCTGCATGGACGACCGATATGGGGTTGAGCGAATCCGGGCAAGCCGCTGCGGCCCTTCTTGCCGGCTGTATTCAGGAAGGATTCGATCCGGAAACCTATCATCTTTCACTCATTCGCTCACTCGACGCAGGGATCCGCAATGGCATTGTTTCACCGGATCGTATTGTTGATCTGGATCTGCTGCTTACCCACGGCGTTGCGCTGTATTATGTTCACCTCTCAAGAGGGCGGGTCAATCCAGAAGTGATCGATGCTTTCTGGGCATCTTCCGCAAGACCGGATCAGGATGTCGCCTCAATGATCGGTGAGGCGATCGAGCGGGACTCCCTGAGTGATCTGCTGGCATCGGCATCCCCTGCCCACCCTGGTTTCCGCAGATTGCGCGACGCGTTGGGGATGTACCGGAACATTCAGGAAAAAGGCGGTTGGGGTCAAATTGCCAGCGGCGAGAAAATCCAGAGCGGGGAAAACGATCCGAGAATCCCTGCCATTCGAAAACGTCTGGCAGTCACAGACGGTCCCGTCACCAATCCAAAATCGGCGACACACATGCTGGATGCCGGGCTGATCGGGGCGGTCAAGCGCTTCCAAAAACGGCATGGTCTTCATCCAGACGGTGTCATCGGGCCACAGACCATCCAGAATATGAACGTATCCGTCGAAGACCGGATCCGCCAGATCGAATTGAATCTGGAACGGTGGAGATGGCTCAATCGGGAATGGGGCAAACGCTACCTGATCGTGAACATTGCCGACTACAGCCTCGAAGCGGTTGACGAGGGGAAAGTCACCCTCGACATGCGGGTCATCGTGGGGCAAACCTATCGGCGTACACCTGTGTTCAGCGAAAGGCTTCGTTATATTACCCTCAACCCCTTCTGGAATGTTCCCAAGAAAATCGCCGTTGAAGACAAACTGCCGATCATCAAAAAGGATCCGGGATATCTTCTGAAAAACCATATTCACGTTTATTCCGCACGGGAGGATAACGGCCCCGAAATCAATCCGTACACCATCGACTGGAGCCGATTGCATGCCGATTATTTTCCTTACCGGCTCAAACAGGATCCGGGTGCGAGAAATGCCCTGGGCCGGATTAAATTTTTGCTCCCCAACAAATATGCCATCTATCTGCACGATTCCCCCCAGCGTGAATTGTTCCGTCGCACGACGCGCGGATACAGCTCCGGCTGCATCCGGTTGGAAAAACCGGTCGAACTGGCCGTCGAAGTACTGAAAAACACACCGGGATGGAACCAGGCCAAGATTGTATCCACCATTCAAAGCGGTGTAACCACGGTGATCCCTGTCAAGGAAGAGATCATGGTGTATCTGCTGTATTGGACGGCATGGGTCGATGAAACGGGAACAATCAATTTTCGCGAGGATATCTATGATCGGGACCGGCCCTTATGGATCGCCATTCAGGATGTCGATAAGGCCTATGAGCGGATGAAGGAGGTATCCCTTGGCAATCTGGTGATCAAGCCGGATGCTTCGTAA